Proteins found in one Artemia franciscana chromosome 13, ASM3288406v1, whole genome shotgun sequence genomic segment:
- the LOC136034648 gene encoding elongation factor Tu-like isoform X1 translates to MQHFALSSAFICLTFALIRIYAMRVLLSAFRLCSTVKQSHLCFTWKLETRSIIKALFSSEAKSDKVHVNVGTIGHVDHGKTTLSAAITRVMEKSGFSKFVGYDEIDKAPEEKLRGITINIAHLEYSSQNRHYAHTDCPGHADFVKNMISGASQMDGAIVVVAATDGQMPQTREHLLLAKQLGIDKIVVFINKADLVDLEVLELVEIEMRELLSAFGFDGIETPVICGSALLALNGDPGPYGEQSIHKLIETLDKHIPDPTRDVTSPFLMPIDNAIQIPGRGTVAIGTIKKGVIKKGSEASLIGFGTNLKTVLTDIQVFRKSVPTASAGENVGVLLRGVKIDNVQRGMLMAAFGSAIPGNHYEAQAYFLTKGEGGRARPILSGYQQPLFSQTWSIDARYDLLTEKGMVMPGDTSKLLITLLKRMYFDVNQPFTIREGNRTVATGIVTKKLKDREFPPGKLNKVVID, encoded by the exons ATGCAACATTTCGCTTTAAGTTCTGCTTTTATTTGCTTGACTTTTGCACTTATTAGG ATCTATGCTATGAGAGTTCTGCTTTCTGCCTTTCGTTTATGTAGCACAGTAAAACAGAGCCATCTGTGTTTTACTTGGAAACTTGAGACTCGAAGCATTATCAAAGCCTTATTTTCATCTGAGGCAAAGTCTGATAAAGTCCATGTAAATGTTGGGACCATTGGGCATGTAGACCATGGAAAAACCACGTTAAGTGCTGCTATAACACGAGTTATGGAAAAAAGtggcttttcaaaatttgtaggtTACGATGAGATTGATAAAGCCCCAGAAGAGAAATTGCGTGGAATAACAATTAATATTGCTCACTTGGAGTATTCTAGTCAGAATCGACACTATGCTCACACTGATTGTCCTGGACATGctgattttgttaaaaatatgatttcagGTGCTAGTCAAATGGACGGTGCTATTGTTGTAGTTGCTGCCACAGATGGTCAAATGCCACAGACTAGAGAGCATCTACTATTAGCAAAGCAACTTGGCATTGACAAGATAGTTGTTTTCATAAATAAAGCGGATTTAGTAGATTTAGAAGTATTAGAGTTGGTTGAGATTGAAATGAGAGAGTTGCTTAGCGCATTTGGCTTTGATGGGATTGAAACACCTGTTATATGTGGATCTGCTCTTCTAGCTTTAAATGGAGACCCTGGACCTTATGGTGAGCAATCTATTCACAAGCTAATTGAGACTCTTGATAAGCATATACCTGACCCGACAAGAGATGTAACATCTCCATTTTTAATGCCTATTGACAACGCCATACAAATTCCGGGCAGAGGTACTGTTGCCATAGGTACTATCAAAAAAGGAGTTATTAAGAAAGGAAGTGAAGCGAGTTTAATTGGTTTTGGTACAAACTTAAAAACGGTACTAACAGACATTCAGGTGTTCAGAAAATCAGTTCCGACGGCATCTGCCGGGGAGAATGTTGGAGTACTACTTCGCGGTGTAAAAATTGATAATGTTCAACGCGGAATGTTAATGGCTGCTTTTGGCTCAGCTATACCTGGTAATCATTATGAGGCTCAGGCGTATTTCTTAACAAAAGGTGAAGGTGGACGTGCAAGGCCCATTCTTTCAGGCTATCAACAGCCATTATTTAGTCAAACGTGGTCTATTGATGCTCGTTACGATCTACTTACCGAAAAAGGAATGGTAATGCCAGGAGATACCTCAAAGTTGCTTATTACTTTACTAAAGCGAATGTACTTTGATGTCAATCAGCCCTTTACTATCAGAGAAGGAAATAGAACTGTAGCAACTGGTATAGTGACTAAGAAGTTGAAGGATAGAGAATTTCCCCCAGGAAAGCTGAACAAAGTTGTAATTGATTAg
- the LOC136034648 gene encoding elongation factor Tu-like isoform X2, with translation MRVLLSAFRLCSTVKQSHLCFTWKLETRSIIKALFSSEAKSDKVHVNVGTIGHVDHGKTTLSAAITRVMEKSGFSKFVGYDEIDKAPEEKLRGITINIAHLEYSSQNRHYAHTDCPGHADFVKNMISGASQMDGAIVVVAATDGQMPQTREHLLLAKQLGIDKIVVFINKADLVDLEVLELVEIEMRELLSAFGFDGIETPVICGSALLALNGDPGPYGEQSIHKLIETLDKHIPDPTRDVTSPFLMPIDNAIQIPGRGTVAIGTIKKGVIKKGSEASLIGFGTNLKTVLTDIQVFRKSVPTASAGENVGVLLRGVKIDNVQRGMLMAAFGSAIPGNHYEAQAYFLTKGEGGRARPILSGYQQPLFSQTWSIDARYDLLTEKGMVMPGDTSKLLITLLKRMYFDVNQPFTIREGNRTVATGIVTKKLKDREFPPGKLNKVVID, from the coding sequence ATGAGAGTTCTGCTTTCTGCCTTTCGTTTATGTAGCACAGTAAAACAGAGCCATCTGTGTTTTACTTGGAAACTTGAGACTCGAAGCATTATCAAAGCCTTATTTTCATCTGAGGCAAAGTCTGATAAAGTCCATGTAAATGTTGGGACCATTGGGCATGTAGACCATGGAAAAACCACGTTAAGTGCTGCTATAACACGAGTTATGGAAAAAAGtggcttttcaaaatttgtaggtTACGATGAGATTGATAAAGCCCCAGAAGAGAAATTGCGTGGAATAACAATTAATATTGCTCACTTGGAGTATTCTAGTCAGAATCGACACTATGCTCACACTGATTGTCCTGGACATGctgattttgttaaaaatatgatttcagGTGCTAGTCAAATGGACGGTGCTATTGTTGTAGTTGCTGCCACAGATGGTCAAATGCCACAGACTAGAGAGCATCTACTATTAGCAAAGCAACTTGGCATTGACAAGATAGTTGTTTTCATAAATAAAGCGGATTTAGTAGATTTAGAAGTATTAGAGTTGGTTGAGATTGAAATGAGAGAGTTGCTTAGCGCATTTGGCTTTGATGGGATTGAAACACCTGTTATATGTGGATCTGCTCTTCTAGCTTTAAATGGAGACCCTGGACCTTATGGTGAGCAATCTATTCACAAGCTAATTGAGACTCTTGATAAGCATATACCTGACCCGACAAGAGATGTAACATCTCCATTTTTAATGCCTATTGACAACGCCATACAAATTCCGGGCAGAGGTACTGTTGCCATAGGTACTATCAAAAAAGGAGTTATTAAGAAAGGAAGTGAAGCGAGTTTAATTGGTTTTGGTACAAACTTAAAAACGGTACTAACAGACATTCAGGTGTTCAGAAAATCAGTTCCGACGGCATCTGCCGGGGAGAATGTTGGAGTACTACTTCGCGGTGTAAAAATTGATAATGTTCAACGCGGAATGTTAATGGCTGCTTTTGGCTCAGCTATACCTGGTAATCATTATGAGGCTCAGGCGTATTTCTTAACAAAAGGTGAAGGTGGACGTGCAAGGCCCATTCTTTCAGGCTATCAACAGCCATTATTTAGTCAAACGTGGTCTATTGATGCTCGTTACGATCTACTTACCGAAAAAGGAATGGTAATGCCAGGAGATACCTCAAAGTTGCTTATTACTTTACTAAAGCGAATGTACTTTGATGTCAATCAGCCCTTTACTATCAGAGAAGGAAATAGAACTGTAGCAACTGGTATAGTGACTAAGAAGTTGAAGGATAGAGAATTTCCCCCAGGAAAGCTGAACAAAGTTGTAATTGATTAg